Proteins encoded within one genomic window of Bombus pyrosoma isolate SC7728 linkage group LG13, ASM1482585v1, whole genome shotgun sequence:
- the LOC122574304 gene encoding alpha-amylase-like, translated as MLATATFLAVLVLAASEATNKDPHFVPGHDTIVHLFEWKWNDIAKECERFLGPMGYGGVQVSPLQENLVIANRPWWERYQPISYFWTTRSGTKEEFMNMVARCNEAGVRIYVDAILNHMSGNLNNAHGTGISRADTYHYEYYQVPYHAQHFHKPCSVNNYNDPENVRNCELTGLHDLDQSQEYVRSKLVNFLNEAVDAGVAGFRIDAAKHMWPSDLNIIYSRIKNLNTQHGFPPNSKPYIYQEVIDYGGEAISKREYNQQAVVIEFKYAFELSNSFRGNNLLKWFVNFGEEWGLLPSHDALVFVDNHDTQRDNNQILTYKSSKLYKMAVAFMLAHPFGTPRVMSSFDFQNKDQGPPHDGNGNIISATIKPDDSCGNGWICEHRWRQIYNMVRFRNAVKGTSIKNWWDNGSNQIAFCRGNSGFVAFNNDRNDLRATLKTCLPPGQYCDVISGNLENRRCTGKVVNVQQNGDAYIKISKGEEDGVLAIHVGAKL; from the exons ATGTTGGCGACCGCGACGTTTTTAGCTGTACTCGTATTGGCAGCGAGTGAAGCCACGAACAAAGACCCCCACTTTGTTCCTGGCCACGATACCATCGTGCATCTTTTCGAATGGAAATGGAACGACATTGCAAAGGAATGCGAAAGATTTCTTGGGCCAATGGGATACGGTGGAGTGCAG GTATCACCATTGCAAGAGAATCTGGTGATCGCTAACAGGCCATGGTGGGAACGTTACCAACCAATTTCCTACTTTTGGACTACGCGATCCGGcacgaaagaagaatttatgaatatgGTAGCAAGATGCAACGAAGCTGGTGTCCGAATTTACGTAGACGCTATCCTGAATCACATGTCCGGCAATTTGAACAATGCTCATGGCACTGGAATCTCCAGAGCAGACACGTACCACTACGAATATTATCAAGTGCCTTATCACGCTCAACATTTCCATAAACCTTGCTCGGTTAACAACTACAACGATCCAGAGAACGTGCGAAATTGCGAACTGACTGGTCTTCATGATTTGGATCAGAGTCAAGAATACGTCAGATCGAAGCTGGTGAATTTCTTGAACGAAGCTGTCGACGCTGGTGTTGCTGGCTTCCG aatCGACGCTGCCAAGCACATGTGGCCAAGCGACTTGAACATCATTTACTCGAGAATAAAGAACCTGAACACTCAGCATGGTTTCCCTCCAAATTCCAAGCCATACATATACCAAGAAGTGATCGATTATGGCGGCGAGGCAATTTCTAAACGCGAGTACAACCAACAGGCTGTGGTGATTGAGTTCAAATACGCCTTCGAACTCTCCAACTCGTTCCGGGGTAACAATCTTTTGAAATGGTTCGTCAATTTTGGAGAAGAATGGGGTCTTTTACCCTCTCACGATGCCCTCGTTTTCGTCGATAATCACGACACACAACGTGACAATAATCAAATACTCACTTACAAATCATCAAAACTGTATAAG ATGGCGGTCGCCTTCATGTTAGCCCACCCCTTCGGTACACCGCGGGTGATGAGTTCCTTCGACTTCCAAAACAAGGATCAAGGACCACCTCATGATGGCAATGGCAATATCATATCTGCAACTATCAAACCAGACGATAGTTGCGGCAATGGTTGGATCTGTGAACACCGTTGGAGGCAAATTTACAACATGGTTCGCTTCCGCAATGCAGTTAAAGGAACGAGCATTAAGAACTGGTGGGACAATGGCAGCAATCAGATTGCATTCTGTCGTGGAAATTCTGGATTTGTTGCGTTTAACAATGACCGAAATGATTTGAGAGCCACCCTTAAGACCTGCTTGCCTCCTGGTCAATATTGTGACGTGATTTCTGGTAACTTGGAGAATAGAAGATGCACTGGAAAGGTTGTTAACGTGCAACAGAATGGCGATGCTTATATCAAAATCTCTAAAGGAGAGGAGGATGGAGTTCTTGCTATTCACGTTGGG gcTAAACTGTAA